The Priestia megaterium NBRC 15308 = ATCC 14581 region AGATTCAGCACGGTTCATCACGCTTTCAGCTGTGTATACTTTAGCTACATTAACGTCTTCTACAAAGCGCTCAACATAATCATTGGCAGGGTTTGTCATAATTTCTTCAGGTGTTCCTACCTGAACAACACTGCCGTCTTTCATTAAAACGATGCGATCTCCGATTCGAAGAGCTTCATCAAGATCATGGGTAATAAAAATGATTGTACGTTCCATTTTTTCTTGAAGCTCCAGTAAGAAATCTTGCATGTCTTTACGAATAAGCGGATCTAGTGCACTGAATGCTTCATCCATTAATAAAATGTCAGGGTCATTGGCAAGTGCTCGGGCCAGTCCGACGCGCTGCTGCATACCGCCGCTCAGTTCACCAGGGTATTGATTTTCGTACCCTTTCAAACCTACTAATTCAAGCGCTTCTTTTGCTTTTTTTTCACGTTCGGCTTTTGGTGTACCTTGAACTTCTAATCCGTATTCTGTGTTATCAAGAACCGTACGGTGAGGGAATAGGGCAAAGTTTTGAAAAACCATGCTCATTTTTTTTCGGCGCATGTCGCGAAGTTCCTCTTTGTTCATTTTTACTACATCGTCACCGTCTAAAATAAGAGATCCAGATGTTGGTTCAACAAGGCGATTAAACATACGAACTAAAGTGGATTTACCGCTTCCAGACAGGCCCATAATAACGAAGATCTCACCGGATTTAATTTCGAAGTTTGCTTGATTAACCCCGATTGTCATTCCTGTTTCTTCTAGAATTTCTTTTTTTGTTTTTCCTTTTTGAAGTAAATCAATCGCCTTTGACGGATTCTTACCAAACACTTTGGTTATATTTTGTACTTTTAATTTTACGTGTTCCATATGTCCACCTCAATTGTTGTTTTCATTTACGTTCATTACTCTTTTGTCCAACTGTCGATTAATTTTTTATGTTTTTTTACCCATTTCTGTGCTGCTTCTTCAGGGTTTGAAGATTTTTCGACTTGTGACAGAAGAGGACTGATTAATTTATCATTCATCTGTGCATTATTCATCCATTTTATAACTTGAGGATTTGTCTTTTTAAATTCCTTGCTTGTCATTGTGTAAATGTTGTCAGGATCTCCAAACGAATTTTTAGGATCTTTTAAGTATTTGATATCAAAGTCTGCAAAAGCCCAGTGCGGATTCCACATAGTCACAACAATTGGTTTTTTTGCATCATAGGCTTTGCGCAGTTCGCTGAGCATAGCTGCCTCAGATGATTTTACAAGCGTATAGTTTTTAAGGTTATAGTCCTTTAACGCTTGTTCAGCTAATCCGTTAATACTGGAGCCCGGGTCAATTCCAATGACTTTGTTATCGACATCGGAAGCAACTTTAGCAAGATCTTCTGTTGTATTCACGTCTTTCATATAGGTTGGAACTGCAAATCCTAAGCGTGCATTTTTAAGCCAAGGATCTTCAATGTTCACTTGATCTTTATACTTTTTGTAAAAAGGCGCATCTGTTGTAGGGAGCCATGGTGCAAATGAAATATCAATGTCGTCATTAGCTGTTCCTACCCAAACACCAGCTTTCTCTAAGAAAACGGTTCTAACCTTGTAGCCTCGATCTTCTAAAATGTGTTTCCACACGTACGTGTAGGCAATGTTTTCAGTATAGTTATTCATGCCGATGGTAATGGTTTTTTTATCTTTAAATGCGCCATTACCGTTGCCGCAAGCTGAAGTAATAACTAGAAGAAAACAAATCATGCTGATTAACAATAGTTTCTTCATGCAGTGTAACTCCTTTATAAAGTTTTAAATCAATCTGACTGATATGTAGAACGGATGCTAAACACAACGAAGTGTATACCCGGTTTTTTTAGATGGTAAACATAGAAAATATAAAATGTGAAATAGAATGGGTGATTTTTCGGCGTTATAAAGTTATTTTTAGCTAAAAATGTACATCGTAGTTGCGAGAAATTATGGGAAATAAATGGATAAAATAAGTGACTGTAGAATCAGTTTTACATGTTATCACTCTTTTTTTTACTCCGTCAACTTCAAGTGAAGAGTAATTAGCCGATAAAGCTTTATAAATAAACGCAGAAAAGTATCTTTCTATTAAAGATACTTTTCCAGAAAAATAGTTGCTTAAAGAGCGTTGTATCAGCTTTTACTTTGGATGGTGAAAGGAGGAGAAATAACAGTGAGACATATAAAAAGAGCGAGGATAAAATGATAAAATAAAAAAATATTTTTGAAGCCGGCATGCGACCGATTTTTAATTAAATTTAAAGATTCAGAAAATTTTATCTTGCATAATTTGCGTTGCTTATAGTAAAATGAATGAAAGTCATTCATTTCATAGGTGGAGGGAAAGAGTTGGTTACAAGCACAAGTGAAAAATACGATAAAATCTTACAGGCGGCGATTGAAGTTATATCTGAAAAGGGGCTTGATAAAACGTCAATTTCAGACATTGTGAAGCGTGCAGGTGTAGCTCAAGGAACTTTTTATCTTTATTTTAGATCTAAAAATGCCCTTGTTCCTGCTATTGCAGAGAACTTACTTTCTTTGTCACTTGAAAAAATTAAAGAAAGAGCTAAAACAGCAACAGATTTTTTAAGTACATTAGAGGTAATGATTGATGAAACGTATAAAACAACAGATGAATATAGAGATGTTCTTGTTTTATGCTATTCGGGGCTCGCCTTTGACTATTCATTAGAAACATGGGAAGCTATTTATTTACCTTATTACAACTGGTTTGAACAGGTATTAAATGAGGCAGTGAAAAAAGATGAAGTCATCAAACAGCTTAACGTTAAATGGACAGCTAAAACGATGATCAATTTGATTGAAAATGCTGCTGAACTTTTTTATATTGGGCGAGAGCAAGATGTCACACTTGAACAATCGAAGGAAGAACTTTTTCAATTCTTAAAGCGTTCTCTTGTGCCATCTATGTAATATTAGCACTGCTGATATTACACCTATCAAAATGACTGACATTCATTCAAAATATACAATTAATTATCAGAATTATAAGTTTTTAAAAGTTTAAAATGACTGACAATCAGTCGTTATTTAATAAGGAGGTATCTTATGGATCGTACAGTCGTTAAAACGTTAACTTTAAATATGTACATAAACGGAGAGTGGAAAAAAGCAGAGAAGCAGCGTCCTACTGTTAATCCAGCTACAGGTGAAGTGATTGGATATGCTGCAGAAGGCAGCATAGAAGATATGAAAACAGCGATTACAGCAGCACGAGAAGCCTTTGACAGCGGAATTTGGTCTGAGACTTCTGCATCTGAAAGAGCAGCTATCTTATTTAAAATTGCCGATAAGCTTGAAGAAGCGAAAGAAGAATTAGCAGCGCTAGAAACAATGGATAACGGAAAGCCATATCGTGAAGCGGAGGCTGATGTGGAAGATGCGGCTGCTTGTTTTAGATATTACGCTGGATTAATTACAAAGCCAGACGGTCAAACGTACAGTGTTCCTGCACCTATACAAGCAATGGTTATAAAAGAACCAATTGGGGTGTGCGGGCTGATTGTACCTTGGAATTATCCGCTGTTGATGAGCGTGTGGAAAATTGCACCTGCTTTAGCTGCAGGAAACACGATTGTATTTAAACCTTCTGAAGTGACACCGGTTACTCCTACAAAACTTTTTGAGATTTTAGAAAGCGTAGGATTGCCAAAAGGAGTAGCAAACCTTGTTATGGGAGCCGGAGATACTGTAGGAAATACGCTTATTCAAGATAAGCGTGTTGATAAGATTTCCTTTACGGGTGGAACGGTAACTGGAAAACACATCATGCGTCAAGCAGCAGAGAATGTAACGAAAGTCTCTTTAGAACTTGGAGGAAAGTCACCGAACATTATATTTGCTGACGCTGATTTTGAAACAGCTGTAGATTATGCCTTATTTGGAATTTTTGCAGGAAGCGGCCAAATTTGCGCTGCAGGTTCTCGTATTTTAGTAGAAGAAAGCATCGCTGAGAAATTTATTGAACGTTTTGCAGAGCGTGCTCAAAAAATTAAGGTAGGAAATGGAATGGATCAAGAGATTGAAATGGGCCCTCTTGTAAGTGAAGACCATATGAAAAAAGTATTAAAGTACATCGGAATTGGAAAGCAAGAAGGCGCCCGCCTTGTATGCGGAGGCAATCGAATCACCAGCAGTGGATTGGGAAAAGGATTCTTTGTAGAACCTACGGTTTTTAGTAACGTTACGTCAAATATGAAAATTGTGCAAGATGAAATCTTTGGACCCGTTGTTGTTATTCAAACGTTTAAAGACGAAAAAGAAGCTATTAAGCTTGCAAATGATACGGAATACGGTTTGGCAGGCAGTGTGTTTACAAACGACGGCGCAAAAGCTCTTCGGGTGATTAAAAAGCTGCGTGCGGGCATCACTTGGGTAAACACATATCATTTTACATTTAACGAAGCGCCTTGGGGCGGATATAAGCAGAGCGGAATTGGTCGAGGGCTGGGCACGTTTGGATTGGAAGAATTTCAAGAAGTAAAACAAATTAATATTAATTTACAAGTAGAGCCAATCGGCTGGTTTAAAAATTAAAAAGTAGAGAAGGAGCGATATTAAAATGAATACAGTGACGAAAAATCAAGAGGTAAACAAAGCATATGGTGAAGTAAACGAATATATCAACAAAGTGCTGGGACTTATTGAAAAAAGCGAAGTGTCAGCTGAAGAAGCACAGTGGATTACGAAAGAAACAGTAGACGGATTTCGTGAGCATGTCAACCCAGGCTTTTTAGAATATCGCAAAACAGTAACGGTGGATACGCAGTTTGCAGCTGTGGAATGGTCAGATGAAGGCTCTTGTTTTACGGATGTAAACGGTAAAAAATACATTGATTGTTTGGGCGGATTTGGAATTTATAACGTGGGGCACCGCCATCCTAAAGTAGTCAAAGCTGTTCAAGATCAGCTTCAGCGTCAAGCGCTCCATAGCCAAGACTTATTAGATCCACTTCGTGCGATGCTTGCGAAAATTTTAGCAGATATTACACCGGGGGATTTGAAGTATTCCTTTTTCACAAATAGCGGAACAGAAAGTGTAGAAGCCGCTTTAAAATTAGCGAAAATGTATAGTGATCGAACAACGTTTATTTCCACAACACGTTCTTTTCACGGAAAAAGTCTAGGTTCTTTATCAGGTACGGCAAAAGGAATGTTCCGCAAACCATTTCTGCCGTTAATTCCAGGTTTCCGTCACGTACCGTTTGGTGATATTGACATGATGCGCAAAACATTTGAAACGTGCGTGCTTGTAGGGGAAGATGTGGCAGCTGTTTTATTAGAACCAATTCAAGGAGAAGGCGGCATTATTCTTCCTCCTGAAAATTATTTAAAAGAAGTGCGTGCACTATGTGATGAGTACGACGCTATCTTAATTTTTGATGAAGTTCAAACAGGTATGGGACGTACCGGTGAAATGTTTGCATCAGAACTATACGATGTTGTACCCGATATTTTATGTCTTGCTAAAGCGTTTGGAGGAGGAGTTATGCCTGCTGGGGCAGTCGTAGCAAAAGAAAAAGTGTTTTCAAGTTTCTTTGATAATCCGTTTATGCACACAACAACGTTTGGAGGTAACCCGCTTGCCTGCGCAGCCGCTATTGCCACCATTAACGTGTTGATTGAAGAACAGCTGCCAAACCGTGCAAAAGAGCTGGGAGAATATTTCCTTGCTGGTTTAAAGAAAGCAGCTGAAAAACATGGAGATAAAGTACTTGAAATCAGAGGGCAAGGTTTAATGATTGGAATTGAGTTTCACCAAGATGAAATTGGCTATGCACTCTCTAAAGGTATGTTTGATGAAGGGATTCTAGTAGCCGGAACGCTTGTAAATTCTAAAACAATTCGTATTGAGCCACCGTTGACTATTTCAGCGGAAGAAGTAGATCAGGTCATTTCTACATTTGAAAAAGTATTAAATGAGCTGAACCACCAATAAATGTAACAAGGAGCAATGAATATGAGTCGGCAAACGTTTCTTATTCCCGTATTGCTTTCAATGATTTTAGTAGTAGAAATGCCTAGTGACTAATTGAAATCATTGAAACGGAGGAGTAAATTATGAAATATCCATTGTCCCCAGATGTCAAACCAGAATTTTGTACAACGGGCTCATTTATGAGGCTGCCAGCGGAAAGAGAAAATGCAAAAGTAGGACTAGTAGGGATGCCGTTTGATACGGCAGCATCTTTTAGAGTAGGTGCGCGCTTTGCACCTCAGGCAATTCGGCAAGCTTCCATGACGCTGTTTCCTTATCACCCGGTACACGACGTATATCCATTCGATGATACAAATGCTATCGATATTGGTGATGTGTCCGTTATTCCGCATAATATTCACAGAAGCTATGAATTAATGGAAGAAGCGGTAGGCACTCTTATGGATAGAGGAATTGTTCCAATTGGAATTGGAGGAGATCATTCGATTACCTTAGCAAGCCTTCGTGCTGCTGCTAAAAGATATGGTCCAGTGGCTATGATTCATTTTGATTCTCATACAGACACGTGGGATACGTATTACGATGAAAAGTATTGGCACGGATCTCCTTTTATACGCGCATATGAAGAAGGGCTAGTAGATCCAAAGAAGGTCTTTCAAATCGGTATCAGAGGAACATTAAATCATCCGGGAGATGTTCAAGAAAGCAAAGACCTCGGTTATCATGTAGTAACGGCAGGAGAGCTTGAACATCAAGGATTTTCAGTGGTTTTAGAGCAAATGAAGACAGCGATTGGAGATACGCCGTGCTTTTTAACGTTTGATATTGATTTTGTTGATCCTTCTTGTGCACCAGGAACAGGAACGCTTGAAGTAGGCGGATTCAGCAGCAGAGAAACGCTGAAAATGATCCGTTCTCTGGCGGAATTTAACTATGTTGGATTTGACCTGGTGGAAGTGCTGCCTTCTTATGATCCAACTCAGATAACCTCGTTGCTTGCAGCTACAATCATTCATGATTTTGCTAGTTTAGTTGCAGTGAAAACGAAAAGAGAGTCATTGGATGCGATGATTGAATAACGGCTTGTAAGCAGAAATCCCTCTTATTCAGAGGGTATTTCTGCGTTGATATAGCAGGAGATTAGGAACATATAGCTATTTAAAATAAAGCGCTTTCATAATATGATAAAAGAAAAAGATAGTTTGTTAGCAACCCTTACCAACTTAAAGAAATAAATCATATATTTGTTATAGTAAATGTAACTACTCTTTATATAAAAATGAATGAAAGTCATTCATTTTTATATAAAGAAATTAAATACAGGCATTTATGGATTTAATTGTCAGAATGTTCTTAATAAATAGAAGGGGGAAGATAAATGGAACATGAAACAGTAACATTAAAAAGGTCGTTGAAATTATGGCAGATTGTATTAATGGGGATCGGATATATGACTC contains the following coding sequences:
- a CDS encoding aldehyde dehydrogenase family protein, with amino-acid sequence MDRTVVKTLTLNMYINGEWKKAEKQRPTVNPATGEVIGYAAEGSIEDMKTAITAAREAFDSGIWSETSASERAAILFKIADKLEEAKEELAALETMDNGKPYREAEADVEDAAACFRYYAGLITKPDGQTYSVPAPIQAMVIKEPIGVCGLIVPWNYPLLMSVWKIAPALAAGNTIVFKPSEVTPVTPTKLFEILESVGLPKGVANLVMGAGDTVGNTLIQDKRVDKISFTGGTVTGKHIMRQAAENVTKVSLELGGKSPNIIFADADFETAVDYALFGIFAGSGQICAAGSRILVEESIAEKFIERFAERAQKIKVGNGMDQEIEMGPLVSEDHMKKVLKYIGIGKQEGARLVCGGNRITSSGLGKGFFVEPTVFSNVTSNMKIVQDEIFGPVVVIQTFKDEKEAIKLANDTEYGLAGSVFTNDGAKALRVIKKLRAGITWVNTYHFTFNEAPWGGYKQSGIGRGLGTFGLEEFQEVKQININLQVEPIGWFKN
- the speB gene encoding agmatinase encodes the protein MKYPLSPDVKPEFCTTGSFMRLPAERENAKVGLVGMPFDTAASFRVGARFAPQAIRQASMTLFPYHPVHDVYPFDDTNAIDIGDVSVIPHNIHRSYELMEEAVGTLMDRGIVPIGIGGDHSITLASLRAAAKRYGPVAMIHFDSHTDTWDTYYDEKYWHGSPFIRAYEEGLVDPKKVFQIGIRGTLNHPGDVQESKDLGYHVVTAGELEHQGFSVVLEQMKTAIGDTPCFLTFDIDFVDPSCAPGTGTLEVGGFSSRETLKMIRSLAEFNYVGFDLVEVLPSYDPTQITSLLAATIIHDFASLVAVKTKRESLDAMIE
- a CDS encoding putrescine aminotransferase; translated protein: MNTVTKNQEVNKAYGEVNEYINKVLGLIEKSEVSAEEAQWITKETVDGFREHVNPGFLEYRKTVTVDTQFAAVEWSDEGSCFTDVNGKKYIDCLGGFGIYNVGHRHPKVVKAVQDQLQRQALHSQDLLDPLRAMLAKILADITPGDLKYSFFTNSGTESVEAALKLAKMYSDRTTFISTTRSFHGKSLGSLSGTAKGMFRKPFLPLIPGFRHVPFGDIDMMRKTFETCVLVGEDVAAVLLEPIQGEGGIILPPENYLKEVRALCDEYDAILIFDEVQTGMGRTGEMFASELYDVVPDILCLAKAFGGGVMPAGAVVAKEKVFSSFFDNPFMHTTTFGGNPLACAAAIATINVLIEEQLPNRAKELGEYFLAGLKKAAEKHGDKVLEIRGQGLMIGIEFHQDEIGYALSKGMFDEGILVAGTLVNSKTIRIEPPLTISAEEVDQVISTFEKVLNELNHQ
- a CDS encoding glycine betaine ABC transporter substrate-binding protein — protein: MKKLLLISMICFLLVITSACGNGNGAFKDKKTITIGMNNYTENIAYTYVWKHILEDRGYKVRTVFLEKAGVWVGTANDDIDISFAPWLPTTDAPFYKKYKDQVNIEDPWLKNARLGFAVPTYMKDVNTTEDLAKVASDVDNKVIGIDPGSSINGLAEQALKDYNLKNYTLVKSSEAAMLSELRKAYDAKKPIVVTMWNPHWAFADFDIKYLKDPKNSFGDPDNIYTMTSKEFKKTNPQVIKWMNNAQMNDKLISPLLSQVEKSSNPEEAAQKWVKKHKKLIDSWTKE
- a CDS encoding TetR family transcriptional regulator, encoding MVTSTSEKYDKILQAAIEVISEKGLDKTSISDIVKRAGVAQGTFYLYFRSKNALVPAIAENLLSLSLEKIKERAKTATDFLSTLEVMIDETYKTTDEYRDVLVLCYSGLAFDYSLETWEAIYLPYYNWFEQVLNEAVKKDEVIKQLNVKWTAKTMINLIENAAELFYIGREQDVTLEQSKEELFQFLKRSLVPSM
- a CDS encoding quaternary amine ABC transporter ATP-binding protein, coding for MEHVKLKVQNITKVFGKNPSKAIDLLQKGKTKKEILEETGMTIGVNQANFEIKSGEIFVIMGLSGSGKSTLVRMFNRLVEPTSGSLILDGDDVVKMNKEELRDMRRKKMSMVFQNFALFPHRTVLDNTEYGLEVQGTPKAEREKKAKEALELVGLKGYENQYPGELSGGMQQRVGLARALANDPDILLMDEAFSALDPLIRKDMQDFLLELQEKMERTIIFITHDLDEALRIGDRIVLMKDGSVVQVGTPEEIMTNPANDYVERFVEDVNVAKVYTAESVMNRAESITVDRGPRVALKIMQEAGYSSIYVVDKKKTLLGVVTADDIIRAIKQDKLTADVLDTDIPTVTTDTLLENLYDKMVISRFPLPVVDENHRLRGIIKKERVIEALAGTDSNEVNVNE